CTCCCCTTGAGATGTCATCGACATAGCGAGCAGCGACATTCAAGGGTCCAATCACAGCGTCGAGGGTATCATTTACGCCTTGGACAATCTTGCGGAAATCACCTTGATGCTTCGAGGCATCGGCACGAGTCGCTAATTTACCTTCGACCGCCGCCTTAGATAGCAGGCCAGCGTCTGTAACTAGGCCACCAATGGAGGCAACTGCTTCCTTTAGGGAAATTAACAAACGACCTACTTCGTCTCTTGCGGTCACTTCAATTTTTGCCGAGAGATCGCCTTGACCAATCTGATTGGCTATCGTTACCGCTCGACCTAATGGTCGAGTGATGCTCAAGGTCAGCCATACGCCAATTCCTCCTGCCATCAATACCGCGAAAATGGATAAAAGCATTAGCGTTCGACGCCCTTGTTGAGCCTCTATTTCGGTATTTTTGCCTATGGATTCCACTAAATCAGATTGGTATTCAATTAATTTATCAATAGCTTTCATATAGTGCTGTTGGGTTTTTTCCAAGGTATTAATCAGGAAGCTACCCGCTTCTTCCTTTTGTCCCGATTTAATTAACTCAATTAAATGATCCTGATCACTGAGCTGTTCCTGTCTAGCCTCGTTCACTACTTTGAATAGATCTCTGCCCTTCTCAGTTTTTATGCGTGGCTCCAGCCATTCCATTCTAGCGGAAACGATTTTGCGTGATTCAATTACTTGGTCGATTCCTTTTTGCGCTTCCTCTGGAGTCTTGACCAAAATCGCAGTACGCAAATTACGGGCGATGCTGTTTACTGCATCAATGATATCGTTGGCCTTCACGGTTTTAGGAAATTTATCGGTCACAATGTCTTGCAAAAAAACATTGATCTCCTCCATGCGTGCGGTGCCAATCCATGCCACCAAGGCAAGCATCATTATCACAACGGCGAATCCGAGTCCCAACCGTATACCAATAGCTAAATTCTTCATTGGAATCCTCTTAATAAATTTTTATACATCAAGGAACTACAACAACACCAGTAATATTGAAGCCAGCATCGACATAAGTAATTTCACCCGTAATTCCAGAGGCTAAATCAGAACATAAAAACGCACCAACGTTGCCAACCTCCTCAATGGTGACGTTACGCCGTAATGGAGAATTTCTTTCGGCGTAGTCTAAGAGTTTACGAAAATCGGAAATTCCAGAAGCGGCTAAGGTTTTAATGGGACCAGCAGAGATGGCGTTAACTCGAATTCCCTGTGGGCCTAGGCCATCGGCCATGTAGCGAACTTCGGCTTCAAGGGCGGCCTTGGCCAGGCCCATGACGTTATAATAAGGCACTGCCCGTATCGCCCCGAGGTAAGTGAGGGTCAACATGGCACCCGCGCGTCCCTGCATGAGTGGGAGCACGGCCTTGGCCAGTGCCGCAAAACTATAGACGCTAATCTCATGAGCGATGTTGAAGGCCGAACGAGAGACATGGTCTAAGTAAGTGCCTTCAAGTTGGTCACGAGGAGAAAAAGCAATAGAGTGAACCAGGATATCTAAACTATCCCAACGCCGGGAAAGTTCATCGGCGACGGATTGGATCTGCGCGTCGCTGGCTACGTCGCAGGAGATAACAATATTCGAGCCAAACTCTTCTGCGACTCGTTCGACCCGTTCCTTCAGTTTGTCGCCTTGATAAGTGA
This Gammaproteobacteria bacterium DNA region includes the following protein-coding sequences:
- the fabI gene encoding enoyl-(acyl-carrier-protein) reductase, with protein sequence MAFLQGKRALIAGVANNRSIAYGIAQAMRREGAELAFTYQGDKLKERVERVAEEFGSNIVISCDVASDAQIQSVADELSRRWDSLDILVHSIAFSPRDQLEGTYLDHVSRSAFNIAHEISVYSFAALAKAVLPLMQGRAGAMLTLTYLGAIRAVPYYNVMGLAKAALEAEVRYMADGLGPQGIRVNAISAGPIKTLAASGISDFRKLLDYAERNSPLRRNVTIEEVGNVGAFLCSDLASGITGEITYVDAGFNITGVVVVP